One Brumimicrobium sp. DNA window includes the following coding sequences:
- a CDS encoding SDR family oxidoreductase, with amino-acid sequence MEINLKGKHAIVCGSTQGIGKQVAMTLSSLGASITLIARNEEKLKQVLKELTPNAKNDYIVADFSKPLELEKKIQHWAEKKKAHILVNNTGGPTGGPIRNAKAMEFIDAFNQHLICNHVLVQTLYPIMREEGYGRIINIVSTSVKQPLNGLGVSNTIRGAVANWSKTLANELGQFNITVNNILPGPTNTSRIQSIAESETAKSSGLDYQEIVDSMAASVPMKRIAEPQEIANAVAFLATPAASYINGINLPVDGGRTKSL; translated from the coding sequence ATCGAAATTAATCTAAAAGGAAAACATGCTATTGTGTGTGGTAGTACACAGGGTATTGGTAAACAAGTTGCTATGACACTTTCTTCATTGGGAGCCTCCATTACTTTGATTGCACGAAACGAAGAAAAGCTAAAGCAGGTATTAAAAGAATTGACTCCTAATGCGAAAAATGATTATATCGTTGCCGATTTTTCTAAGCCACTTGAATTAGAGAAAAAAATACAGCATTGGGCTGAAAAGAAAAAGGCGCACATTTTAGTTAATAATACAGGTGGACCTACAGGTGGGCCTATTCGTAATGCGAAAGCAATGGAATTTATAGATGCCTTCAATCAACATTTGATTTGTAATCATGTTTTGGTTCAAACACTTTACCCCATTATGCGAGAAGAAGGATATGGCAGGATTATTAACATTGTCTCAACCAGTGTAAAACAACCTTTGAATGGGTTGGGTGTTTCTAATACGATACGTGGTGCTGTTGCCAATTGGAGTAAAACGTTAGCGAATGAATTAGGTCAATTTAATATTACAGTAAATAATATCTTACCTGGCCCGACAAACACATCTCGTATTCAATCAATAGCAGAGAGTGAGACAGCAAAATCTTCTGGATTAGATTATCAAGAAATCGTAGATAGCATGGCTGCTTCTGTGCCAATGAAACGAATAGCAGAACCTCAAGAGATTGCAAATGCAGTTGCCTTTTTGGCAACTCCCGCAGCGAGTTATATCAATGGAATTAATTTACCTGTAGATGGTGGTAGAACAAAGTCACTCTAG